In one Diabrotica virgifera virgifera chromosome 5, PGI_DIABVI_V3a genomic region, the following are encoded:
- the LOC126885514 gene encoding ring-infected erythrocyte surface antigen-like, translating to MLVDLEDNQNEIPNVSNLFEDLDQLFPTNVATNSTSTNVDLRPQYYKTIIHTVEEEVYVPDKNYQKAISDDSEVEEDTQSNKENDEEYVPDSNPESEEESDNEDIQPNNTNIMELDITEADNNIEENLQKRKRKKTNQRQLNKN from the coding sequence ATGCTCGTAGATTTAGAAGACAACCAAAATGAAATTCCAAACGTGTCGAACCTATTTGAGGATTTGGATCAATTATTTCCAACTAATGTAGCCACAAATTCAACTTCTACTAATGTTGACTTAAGACCGCAATACTACAAAACTATTATTCACACTGTAGAGGAAGAAGTATACGTACCAGATAAGAACTACCAGAAAGCCATTAGTGACGATAGTGAAGTGGAGGAGGATACGCAGTCAAATAAAGAAAATGATGAAGAATACGTACCAGACTCAAACCCAGAGAGTGAAGAAGAAAGCGATAATGAAGATATTCAACCGAACAATACAAATATTATGGAACTTGATATAACCGAAGCCGACAACAATATTGAAGAAAACTTACAAAAACGGAAGCGAAAGAAAACCAATCAACGACAGCTCAATAAAAATTAA